A genomic segment from Verrucomicrobiota bacterium encodes:
- a CDS encoding cellulose-binding protein yields LFKNLQKIRIVKSDRLLEHIRQKPLPECLKWVGDAKQIADKYKLKLVCYEAGQHLVGVGGGENNNAMTKLFQTANRHPRMGEIYAQYLDGWKQAGGDLMCIFSSTGTWSKWGSWGLTEYFDETEHDQPKYKTVLDWNRQNPRE; encoded by the coding sequence TTTATTCAAAAACCTGCAAAAAATCCGCATTGTTAAGTCCGACAGGCTGCTAGAGCACATCCGCCAGAAACCGTTGCCTGAGTGCCTGAAATGGGTCGGCGATGCCAAACAGATTGCGGACAAGTACAAGCTCAAGCTGGTCTGCTATGAGGCCGGGCAGCACTTGGTGGGAGTCGGTGGCGGCGAGAACAACAACGCCATGACCAAGCTATTCCAGACCGCAAACCGGCACCCGCGCATGGGCGAAATCTATGCGCAATATCTGGACGGCTGGAAGCAGGCGGGCGGCGACCTGATGTGCATATTTTCCTCCACCGGCACCTGGAGCAAATGGGGCAGTTGGGGCCTGACGGAATACTTTGACGAAACCGAACACGACCAACCCAAATACAAAACCGTCCTCGACTGGAATCGCCAGAACCCGAGGGAGTAG
- a CDS encoding LysR family transcriptional regulator, producing the protein MQIASLKIFCDLAETKSFTKAAQVSEITQSAVSQQIGMLERLFNSLLIERSKKHFRLTREGEVLYEYAKQIIQTHDALFSKLQEIKDIISGSMRVATIYSIGLHDLPPYLTKFLKAYPTVNVHVEYRRSNQVYEDVLSNVVDLGLVAYATKDSKLEIVPFRKDYLVLICHPNHPLAGHKSLRLSDLSSQKFIAFEPDIPTRRAVDRIMREHGVDLNVVMEFDNIETVKRAVEIDAGIAIVPHATIIQEVSKKTLFAARFADGDFFRPLSAIYKKHKVLSPAMKQLITMLKSADSK; encoded by the coding sequence ATGCAAATCGCAAGCCTGAAGATTTTTTGTGACCTGGCCGAAACCAAAAGCTTCACCAAAGCCGCCCAGGTCAGTGAAATTACCCAATCTGCGGTCAGCCAGCAGATTGGCATGCTGGAGCGCCTGTTCAACTCGCTCCTCATCGAGCGCAGCAAGAAGCACTTCCGCCTCACGCGCGAAGGCGAGGTGCTGTATGAATACGCCAAGCAAATTATCCAGACCCATGACGCCTTGTTCAGCAAACTCCAGGAAATCAAGGACATCATCTCCGGATCCATGCGCGTGGCCACGATTTACAGCATCGGGCTGCACGACCTGCCGCCGTATTTGACGAAGTTCCTGAAGGCGTATCCCACGGTAAACGTGCATGTGGAGTATCGGCGCTCCAACCAGGTGTATGAGGACGTCCTCAGCAACGTGGTGGATCTAGGTTTGGTGGCCTATGCCACCAAGGACAGCAAGCTGGAGATTGTGCCGTTTCGCAAGGATTACCTGGTGCTCATCTGCCATCCAAATCATCCGCTGGCCGGTCACAAGTCGTTGCGCCTGAGCGATTTATCCAGCCAGAAGTTCATCGCCTTTGAACCGGACATCCCAACGCGACGCGCGGTGGACCGCATCATGCGCGAGCACGGGGTGGATTTAAACGTGGTCATGGAGTTTGATAATATTGAGACGGTTAAGCGCGCGGTGGAAATTGACGCCGGCATTGCCATTGTCCCGCATGCCACCATCATTCAGGAAGTCAGCAAGAAGACGCTTTTCGCAGCCCGCTTTGCGGATGGCGATTTCTTCCGCCCCCTGTCCGCCATTTACAAGAAACACAAGGTCCTCTCCCCGGCGATGAAGCAGCTCATCACCATGCTCAAGAGCGCGGACTCCAAATAA
- a CDS encoding ferritin family protein — protein MKVKLSAILVLGCMLFQASGASPETVKQLNAMMQGEYATNHRYGAFAQKATEEGLTPEAALFRAAARAEGIHRSAMRAAMQTMNLEPSEPTPDDLKPASTRENLQTSILSENAEAKVIYPRLLKQLGTETNSVQAIRIIEYAIASEAQHSRLFQEALAHLGENKTNAYYICPQCSLLSLEKPSEACQNCQGRANPILLRAPK, from the coding sequence ATGAAAGTCAAGTTATCCGCCATTTTGGTGCTGGGATGTATGTTATTTCAAGCCAGCGGTGCCTCCCCGGAAACCGTCAAGCAATTGAACGCCATGATGCAGGGCGAATACGCCACCAATCATCGCTACGGCGCGTTCGCCCAAAAGGCCACGGAGGAAGGTTTGACGCCCGAAGCGGCCTTGTTTCGTGCCGCCGCCCGCGCCGAAGGAATTCACCGTAGCGCCATGCGGGCGGCCATGCAGACCATGAATCTCGAACCCAGTGAACCCACCCCCGACGACCTCAAGCCAGCTTCCACCCGTGAGAATTTGCAGACCAGTATTCTGAGTGAAAACGCCGAGGCGAAAGTGATCTATCCCCGGCTGCTCAAACAGCTTGGCACCGAAACCAATTCCGTCCAAGCCATCCGCATCATTGAGTACGCCATTGCGTCGGAGGCTCAGCATTCCCGCCTGTTCCAGGAGGCACTCGCCCATTTGGGTGAAAATAAGACCAACGCGTATTATATTTGTCCCCAATGCTCCCTGCTCTCTCTGGAAAAACCGTCTGAAGCTTGCCAGAATTGCCAGGGCCGTGCTAACCCCATCCTGTTGCGCGCTCCAAAATGA